From Streptomyces sp. SAI-135:
TCGTGCCGTGGTTCTGGAGGAGGCAGGCGGAGCGGCCGGCGAGGGCGTGGAGCATGTTCTCGGCCAACTCGTCGGTGCCGTAGGTGGCGTAGGGGGCGACCCGGACGGGGCCGCCGAGGGCGCTGGTCATGTAGTGGATCGCCGGGAGTTCGGGAACGAGCGTGGAGACGGCCGTGGCGTGCACCGCGTGGGTGTGGACGACGGCGCGGGCGTCGGTGCTGCCGTAGACCGCCAGGTGCATGGGAAGTTCGCTCGTCGGCACGAGGGTGCCCAGCACCTGGCGGCCCCGCAGGTCGACCCCCGTCACGTCGTCCGGCGTGAGGCGGTCGTAGGGGACGCCCGAGGGGGTGACCAGGACCGTGTCCCCGACCCGTACCGAGACGTTGCCGGAGGTGCCGACGACCAGTCCCTCGGTGACCGTCCGGCGGGCCGTGTCGACCAACTCGGCCCACGCGTCGGCCTCCTCGGCCCGCGCCTTCCTCGTGCCGCCGCCGGCACCCCGTACCTCTTGTGGTTCCTGCCGCTGCTCAGCCATGCCGCGATCCTGCCAGCCGGGGCGCCGGGCCGTCGCGGGACGGGACTTCGCCCCTCTTGTGCTGCTTGGCCGGAGATCGCCCGCAATTCGGTGATCTTCCAGTAGCCTCTGGGCTTTCTTCTGCACGACGTCATCACCGACGCCATTCCGGGGGGACACATGGCGCACCGGACCCGCATCCTGGCTCTGTCCGCGGTCCTGCTCGCCGTGGGGGGTGTGGCGCTCGCCGGGACGCCGGGCTCGGCGGGGAGCCTGCCCAGGGGGCACGACGTCTCCTCGCACCAGAAGGATGTCGACTGGCAGCGCGCCAGGGCCAAGGGCGCCAGGTTCGTCTACGTCAAGGCGACCGAGTCGACCGACTACCGCAATCCGCACTTCGGGCAGCAGTACGGCGGGGCGCGTGAGGCGGGCATCATCCGCGGGGCGTACCACTTCGCGCTGCCGGACAGGTCGTCCGGGAGGGCGCAGGCGGCGTACTTCGTACGCAACGGCGGCGCCTGGTCGGCGGACGGCTGGACACTGCCGCCCGCGCTCGACATCGAGTACAACCCGTACGACAGGCGGCACAAGTGCTACGGCATGGGCCGGGCGCGGATGGTCGGCTGGATCGCGTCGTTCAGCGACGAGGTCAAGCGGCTCACGGGCCGCCGCCCGGTGATCTACACGACCGCCCACTGGTGGAACGCCTGCACGGGCGGCAGCGGCGCCTTCGCCTCCGAGCACGCGCTGTGGGTGGCCCGCTACGACTCCGCGGGCACGGGAGCGCTGCCCGGCGGGTGGTCGTCCTGGACCATCTGGCAGTACGACAACAGCGGCAGCCTGCCGGGTGACCAGAATCTCTTCAACGGGTCGGCGCGGCAGCTGAAGAGGTTCGCCGCCGGGTCGTAGCCGTGGGGCGCACGGGTCGTACGGGGACCGCGGGGTTCGGCAAAGCCATAGCCGGAGACTCCGGTCACCGTGCGGCCCGACTCAGTTCACCTTCCGTTCATCCAGGTTACTTACCTTCAACCTGCCAATGACCTCGAACGATTGCCTGGGTAAATGGAAAACTTCTCGCTGATCCTCGCGATTGTGGTGGTAACCGCACTCGCGTTCGATTTCACGAACGGTTTTCACGACACCGCCAACGCGATGGCCACCACCATCTCGACCGGTGCGCTCAAGCCCAAGGTCGCGGTGGCGATGTCCGCCGTGCTGAACCTTGTGGGCGCCTTCCTCTCCGTGGAGGTCGCCAACACGATCTCCAAGGGTCTCGTCGACGAGACCGGCATCCGTCCCGAGGTCATCTTCGCCGCCCTGGTCGGTGCGATCCTCTGGAACCTCCTGACCTGGCTGGTGGGGCTGCCCTCCAGTTCCTCGCACGCCCTCATGGGCGGTCTGATCGGCGCCACCATCGCCTCGGCCGGCTTCGGCGCGGTCCACGGCGACGCGCTCGTCACCAAGGTCCTGATCCCGGCGATCGCGGCGCCGATCGTCGCGGGCATCGCCGCGATGCTGGCCACCCGGCTCTCCTACTCGCTGGGGAAGAAGGCCGACGGCAAGGCCGCCGCGAAGGGCTACCGCACCGGGCAGATCGCCTCGGCCGGTCTCGTCTCGCTGGCTCACGGCACCAACGACGCGCAGAAGACGATGGGCATCATCACCCTCGCCCTGGTCGCCGGCGGCGCCGTCGCGCCCGACTCGGACCCGCCCACCTGGGTCATCCTCTCCGCGGGGCTGGCCATCGCGCTCGGCACCTACCTCGGCGGCTGGCGCATCATCCGCACCATGGGCAAGGGCCTGACCGACCTCCAGCCGCAGCAGGGCTTCGCCGCCCAGACCAGCGCGGCCACGGTCATCCTGGCCTCCTCCCACCTCGGTTTCTCCCTCTCCACCACGCACTCCGTCTCCGGTTCGGTGATGGGCGCGGGCCTCGGCCGCAAGGGCGGGGTCGTGCGGTGGTCCACGGCCACCCGGATGTTCGTGGCCTGGGGGCTGACGCTCCCGGCGGCGGCCCTGGTCGGCGCGCTGGCCGAGTCGGTCACCGACCTCGGTGACTGGGGTACGGCGGTCGTGGCGGTCTTCCTCGTCGCCTCCAGCGCGGCGATCTGGAAGATCTCGCGGCGCGAGGTCGTGGACGCGTCGAACGTCAACGAGACCGACGAGCCGGCCGGTGTGGTGACCCAGGCGATCGCCGCCGTGACCCCGCCGCCCGCGGGCACCGTGACCGAGGACCTCACCGCCACGATCCCGGCCCCGCCCGTCACGACGGAACCGGCCTCGCCGCCGGCCGCCGTCTGAGCCCCGCAGTCCTAAGGAAGCCTCACCATGCAGATCGACTGGGAAGCACTCGGCTCCGTCTTCGGCGTCAGCCTCGTCGTCACCGTGGGCCTGGTGGCCCTGTTCACCCTCGGCATCATGGGTCTGTCCCGCCAGGAGCGGGCCACGGCCCAGGGCGGGTCGGCCGCGCTCGCGGTCACCGGCGCCTACGCCTGCTTCGCGGCGTGCGCGGCGGCGGTGGCGTACGGGATCTATCTGATCGTGGCCTGACGGCACTCCCGTCACTCGACGGCCGGGCGGGCACGGAACTCACGGTTCCGTGCCCGCCCGGCCGTCTTGTGCGACCGGCGGTGTGGGGTTCTGCACACTCCCCCGCCGCAGGTCAACAGCAAGTTGACGGGTCTCGAAGGCCCGTGGTGGACTGCCGGAGCCATATACGGCGGCAGGAGAGGAAGCCGGTGCGAATCCGGCGCGGTCCCGCCACTGTCACCGGGGTAGACACCCCCGGGAGCCAGGAACTCTCACCGCCGGACTCGTCGAACCAGGGCGTGGACACCCTGAGTGAGGACATGACGCGATGCTCGCCTGCCGATCGACCAGTAGTACCACCAGGCATCTGAACGACCCCGCGATCGGCTGACCCGATGCGTGCCGATCGCGTTTTCGCGTACGGCGCCGCCGCCGGTCTGATCGGTGACCTCCTGCTCGGTGACCCGCGCCGCGGGCACCCGGTCGCCGCGTTCGGGCGGGCCGCCGGGGCCGTGGAGCGGGTGCTGTGGCGGGACCACCGGGGGTGGGGCGCGCTGCACACCGCCGTGTGCGTGGGGACCGCGGTGGCGCTCGGCGCCGCCGCGGAGCATGTCGTACGTCCCTCCCGTACCGCCTCCGTCGCCCTCACCGGCGCCGCCACCTGGGCCGTGGTGGGCGGGACTTCGCTGGTGCGCGAGGCCCGGTCCATCGGACGGGCGCTGGAGGCCGGGGACGTCGAGGCGGCCCGGGCCCGGCTGCCCCATCTGTGCGGGCGCGACCCGCAGGCCCTGGACGCCGACGGGATCGCCCGCGCGGTCGTGGAGTCCGTCGCCGAGAACACCTCCGACGCCGTCGTGGGTGCCCTGGTGTGGGGTGCCGTCGGCGGGGTGCCGGGGCTGCTGGGATTCCGGGCCGTGAACACGCTGGACGCCATGGTGGGCCACAAGTCGTTCCGGTACCGGCGTTTCGGGTGGGCGTCGGCCCGGCTGGACGACCTCGCCGGGTGGCCGGGGGCGCGGCTGACCGCCGTACTCGCCACCCTCGCCGGAGACGATCCCCGGGGTGCCGTGCGGGCCTGGCGCGAGGACGCCCACCGGCATCCGAGTCCCAACGCCGGGCCCGTGGAAGCCTCGTTCGCGGGGGCACTGGGGGTGCGGCTCGGGGGGACCCTGTCGTACGCCGGGCGGGTCGAGCACCGGCCGGTGCTGCACCGGGGAGGGCGGGCCGTCGCCCCGTACGACATCGAGCGCGCCGCACGGCTGTCGCGGCGCGTCGGACTGCTCGCGCTCGGCGCCGGTGTCGCCGCGCGGGCCTTGCTGAAGGGGCGCAGCGCATGAGTGGCGGAGGGCTTCTCGTCGCCGGTACCACCTCCGACGCCGGCAAGAGCGTCGTCACGGCCGGGATCTGCCGGTGGCTGGTGCGGCAGGGGGTGAAGGTCGCGCCGTTCAAGGCGCAGAACATGTCGCTCAACTCGTTCGTCACGCGCGAGGGCGCCGAGATCGGGCGGGCCCAGGCCATGCAGGCGCAGGCCTGCCGGATCGAGCCGACCGCGCTGATGAATCCCGTGCTGCTCAAGCCCGGTGGCGAACAGAGCAGTCAGGTCGTGCTGCTCGGGAAGCCGGTCGGTGAGCTGAGCGCCCGCGGATACCACGGGGGGCGGCAGCAGCAGCTCCTGGGGACCGTGCTCGACTGTCTCGCCGAGTTGCGGGGCACGTATGACGCGGTGATCTGTGAGGGGGCCGGGAGCCCGGCCGAGATCAACCTCCGGCGGACCGACATCGTCAACATGGGGATCGCCCGCAACGCCGGGCTGCCCGTGCTGGTCGTGGGGGACATCGACCGCGGGGGCGTCTTCGCCTCCTTCTTCGGCACCGTCGCGCTGCTCTCGGAGCAGGACCAGAAGCTGGTCGCCGGGTTCCTCGTCAACAAGTTCCGGGGGGACGTCTCGCTGCTGGAGCCGGGCCTTGACATGCTCCACGGGCTGACCGGACGGCACACCTACGGCGTCCTGCCCTTCCGGCACGGCCTCGGCATCGACGAGGAGGACGGACTTCGGGTCTCGCTGCGCGGGACGGTCCGGGAGTCCACGGTGAGCCCGCCGGTGGGCGAGGACGTGCTGCGGGTCGCCGTCTGCGCGATCCCGCTGATGTCCAACTTCACGGACGTCGACGCCCTGGCCGCCGAACCGGGTGTCGTGGTGCGGTTCGTCGACCGGCCCGAGGAACTGGCCGACGCCGACCTCGTCGTCATTCCGGGGACCCGCGGGACCGTCCGCGCCCTGGAGTGGCTGCACGAACGGGGGCTCGCCGACGCCCTGAGGCGCCGGGTCGCCGAGGGGCGGCCCGTCCTCGGCATCTGCGGCGGCTTCCAGATCCTCGGCGAGCACATCGAGGACGAGGTCGAATCGCGCGTCGGCGCGGTCGACGGCCTCGGCGTGCTGCCCGTGCGGGTGCGCTTCGCGCGGGAGAAGACCCTCACCCGGCCGGTGGGGGAAGCTCTCGGCGAGCGGGTCGAGGGCTACGAGATCCATCACGGGGTCGCCGAGGTCGGCGGCGGTGTGCCCTTCCTGGACGGCTGTCGCGTCGGCCAGACCTGGGGCACGCACTGGCACGGCTCGCTGGAGTCGGACGGCTTCCGGCGGGCCTTCCTGCGGGAGGTGGCGGCCGCCGCGGGCCGCCGGTTCGTACCGGCCCCCGACACCTCGTTCGCCGGGCTGCGCGAGGAGCAGCTCGACCGGCTCGGCGACCTGATCGAACAGCACGCGGACACGGACGCGCTGTGGCGGCTCATCGAGTCCGGCGCGCCGCAAGGACTGCCTTTCATTCCACCGGGAGCGCCCGCATGAGCACAGTGTTGTTGTTGTCGACCGCCGACACGGACCTGTT
This genomic window contains:
- a CDS encoding class II aldolase/adducin family protein, which translates into the protein MAEQRQEPQEVRGAGGGTRKARAEEADAWAELVDTARRTVTEGLVVGTSGNVSVRVGDTVLVTPSGVPYDRLTPDDVTGVDLRGRQVLGTLVPTSELPMHLAVYGSTDARAVVHTHAVHATAVSTLVPELPAIHYMTSALGGPVRVAPYATYGTDELAENMLHALAGRSACLLQNHGTITYGDTLAQAYDRTAQLEWMCHLWLTARAVPNLTPTLLTETQLAEVTERLRGYGQRA
- a CDS encoding lysozyme translates to MAHRTRILALSAVLLAVGGVALAGTPGSAGSLPRGHDVSSHQKDVDWQRARAKGARFVYVKATESTDYRNPHFGQQYGGAREAGIIRGAYHFALPDRSSGRAQAAYFVRNGGAWSADGWTLPPALDIEYNPYDRRHKCYGMGRARMVGWIASFSDEVKRLTGRRPVIYTTAHWWNACTGGSGAFASEHALWVARYDSAGTGALPGGWSSWTIWQYDNSGSLPGDQNLFNGSARQLKRFAAGS
- a CDS encoding inorganic phosphate transporter, producing the protein MENFSLILAIVVVTALAFDFTNGFHDTANAMATTISTGALKPKVAVAMSAVLNLVGAFLSVEVANTISKGLVDETGIRPEVIFAALVGAILWNLLTWLVGLPSSSSHALMGGLIGATIASAGFGAVHGDALVTKVLIPAIAAPIVAGIAAMLATRLSYSLGKKADGKAAAKGYRTGQIASAGLVSLAHGTNDAQKTMGIITLALVAGGAVAPDSDPPTWVILSAGLAIALGTYLGGWRIIRTMGKGLTDLQPQQGFAAQTSAATVILASSHLGFSLSTTHSVSGSVMGAGLGRKGGVVRWSTATRMFVAWGLTLPAAALVGALAESVTDLGDWGTAVVAVFLVASSAAIWKISRREVVDASNVNETDEPAGVVTQAIAAVTPPPAGTVTEDLTATIPAPPVTTEPASPPAAV
- a CDS encoding cobalamin biosynthesis protein, with the protein product MRADRVFAYGAAAGLIGDLLLGDPRRGHPVAAFGRAAGAVERVLWRDHRGWGALHTAVCVGTAVALGAAAEHVVRPSRTASVALTGAATWAVVGGTSLVREARSIGRALEAGDVEAARARLPHLCGRDPQALDADGIARAVVESVAENTSDAVVGALVWGAVGGVPGLLGFRAVNTLDAMVGHKSFRYRRFGWASARLDDLAGWPGARLTAVLATLAGDDPRGAVRAWREDAHRHPSPNAGPVEASFAGALGVRLGGTLSYAGRVEHRPVLHRGGRAVAPYDIERAARLSRRVGLLALGAGVAARALLKGRSA
- a CDS encoding cobyric acid synthase is translated as MSGGGLLVAGTTSDAGKSVVTAGICRWLVRQGVKVAPFKAQNMSLNSFVTREGAEIGRAQAMQAQACRIEPTALMNPVLLKPGGEQSSQVVLLGKPVGELSARGYHGGRQQQLLGTVLDCLAELRGTYDAVICEGAGSPAEINLRRTDIVNMGIARNAGLPVLVVGDIDRGGVFASFFGTVALLSEQDQKLVAGFLVNKFRGDVSLLEPGLDMLHGLTGRHTYGVLPFRHGLGIDEEDGLRVSLRGTVRESTVSPPVGEDVLRVAVCAIPLMSNFTDVDALAAEPGVVVRFVDRPEELADADLVVIPGTRGTVRALEWLHERGLADALRRRVAEGRPVLGICGGFQILGEHIEDEVESRVGAVDGLGVLPVRVRFAREKTLTRPVGEALGERVEGYEIHHGVAEVGGGVPFLDGCRVGQTWGTHWHGSLESDGFRRAFLREVAAAAGRRFVPAPDTSFAGLREEQLDRLGDLIEQHADTDALWRLIESGAPQGLPFIPPGAPA